Proteins encoded within one genomic window of Nitrospirota bacterium:
- a CDS encoding Fic family protein — MKIPEKAPDWKEILKESLKTDLAIKTIDLIRKANSEYFYWGDFKYQPMPDGVTPESAWAVLKTSRLFQTKYISLADPKGRPFGYWMPDGIHKEIHFIDQKAGGSIMVDDPSVPSDEKRRYMIRSLVDEAISSSQIEGAATTRVVAKEMLRTGRKPLDRSEQMIYNNYQSMQMIKKHLREPLSIELIHKIHASMTVNTLEDPSWAGRFRTPADEEIHVYDSDGQILHVPPKAADVLASMEHLCAFANSDREDEFANPIIKGILIHFWLAYVHPFMDGNGRTARALFYWYMLKHDYWLFEYMSVSTAILSARAQYYRAFLYSEMDDNDATYFIVYNLKAIHKALETLNAYIERKQKEKKNAYRFTIEYPALNLRQRALLASALEKPQEIYTIETHSNIHGVTYQTARTDLLGLKDMGLLQMRKAGKKFIFAPDADIAKKLQDRSGIR; from the coding sequence TTGAAAATACCGGAAAAAGCTCCAGATTGGAAGGAGATACTAAAAGAATCCCTAAAGACTGACCTTGCAATTAAAACAATTGATTTGATCAGAAAGGCAAACAGCGAATATTTTTACTGGGGTGATTTCAAATATCAGCCGATGCCCGATGGAGTTACGCCTGAGTCAGCATGGGCTGTGCTAAAGACATCAAGACTTTTTCAGACAAAATATATATCTCTTGCTGATCCCAAGGGACGTCCATTTGGCTACTGGATGCCCGATGGTATACATAAAGAGATTCATTTTATAGACCAGAAGGCGGGCGGGTCAATTATGGTCGATGACCCATCAGTGCCTTCAGATGAAAAGCGGCGATACATGATCAGATCATTGGTTGATGAAGCAATATCATCAAGCCAGATCGAAGGTGCAGCCACCACAAGGGTCGTCGCAAAAGAGATGCTCAGGACAGGCAGAAAGCCGTTGGATCGCTCGGAACAAATGATATACAACAATTATCAGTCAATGCAGATGATAAAAAAACATCTGCGAGAGCCTCTCTCCATAGAATTGATACACAAAATTCACGCCTCCATGACGGTAAACACGTTAGAAGATCCTTCATGGGCCGGCAGGTTCAGAACGCCTGCTGATGAAGAGATCCATGTTTATGATAGCGACGGCCAGATCCTCCATGTGCCGCCCAAGGCCGCTGATGTCCTTGCCTCAATGGAGCATTTGTGCGCCTTTGCAAACAGTGACAGGGAAGACGAGTTCGCTAATCCAATCATAAAAGGGATACTCATCCATTTCTGGCTTGCATATGTTCATCCATTCATGGACGGCAACGGACGCACGGCACGGGCTCTCTTCTATTGGTATATGCTCAAACATGACTACTGGCTGTTTGAATACATGTCGGTGTCTACAGCAATACTTAGTGCGAGGGCACAGTATTACAGGGCATTTCTTTATTCTGAAATGGATGACAATGACGCCACATATTTTATCGTGTATAACCTCAAAGCGATACATAAGGCGTTAGAAACACTGAATGCGTATATTGAAAGAAAACAGAAAGAGAAAAAAAATGCATATCGCTTTACCATAGAATATCCGGCCTTAAACCTGAGACAGCGCGCCTTGCTCGCGAGCGCGCTTGAAAAACCGCAGGAGATCTATACTATTGAAACTCACTCTAATATTCATGGCGTCACGTATCAGACCGCCCGCACTGATCTGCTCGGCCTGAAAGATATGGGGCTGCTTCAGATGAGGAAGGCAGGCAAGAAATTTATATTCGCTCCTGATGCCGACATTGCGAAAAAGCTTCAAGACAGATCGGGTATAAGATGA
- a CDS encoding C_GCAxxG_C_C family protein has protein sequence MKFIRSFVKHIKKESLSRRELLTGAGKIAAGAAGIGIVSAGGLGLLSEAQAKNTEFPWGYKKIDPARAGKIAYENWYKNFCCYGTTSGILLPLQQDVGDPYTRFPLEAMIWGHGGAVGWGTLCGCLTGAGLATSLIAGQEGELILNEVITWYTKTILPIYEPANPIAQIRQKNASGSALCHISVGKWMAKEGATFHSPQRMERCARLTADITIKTVELLNDWSDGKFQPSRRSQVAMYQMPTENKCRQCHSGLEPDVPGDI, from the coding sequence ATGAAATTTATCAGGTCATTTGTAAAGCATATTAAAAAAGAGAGCCTGTCAAGAAGAGAGCTGCTGACGGGAGCAGGGAAGATCGCTGCCGGTGCTGCAGGGATCGGCATAGTATCAGCAGGAGGGTTGGGCCTCTTATCCGAAGCTCAAGCTAAAAATACCGAATTCCCGTGGGGCTACAAAAAGATAGACCCTGCCAGGGCGGGGAAGATAGCTTATGAGAACTGGTACAAGAACTTCTGCTGTTATGGAACTACCAGCGGGATACTTTTGCCGCTTCAGCAGGATGTAGGAGACCCTTACACCCGCTTTCCTCTTGAGGCAATGATATGGGGCCATGGCGGGGCAGTCGGCTGGGGAACGCTGTGCGGCTGTCTGACAGGGGCCGGATTAGCCACATCTCTCATAGCAGGCCAGGAGGGGGAGTTAATACTGAATGAAGTAATAACATGGTATACAAAAACGATATTGCCTATCTATGAACCTGCAAATCCCATTGCTCAGATCAGGCAGAAAAATGCAAGCGGCTCCGCTCTATGCCATATCTCTGTCGGCAAATGGATGGCCAAGGAAGGGGCCACTTTCCATTCTCCTCAAAGAATGGAGAGGTGCGCAAGGCTCACGGCGGATATAACCATAAAGACCGTTGAGCTTTTAAACGACTGGTCTGACGGCAAGTTTCAGCCTTCCCGCCGCTCACAGGTTGCGATGTACCAGATGCCTACAGAGAATAAATGCAGGCAGTGTCACAGCGGGCTGGAACCCGATGTGCCGGGGGATATATAA